From Daphnia magna isolate NIES linkage group LG2, ASM2063170v1.1, whole genome shotgun sequence:
AATTACAGAGGACACCAAACTTTTGTAAGATCTCCAGACAAAAATACAGGTTTCCGGAAAAATTATACTGCATATTAGTCtaatttttttcgaatttttaaCAGCCAGGCCTTATACATTGGGCAATATAAACATGGCTTGTATGCCTTTCCATCACTGGTAGACGACCGCACCACGTTTGTCGCTTCACAAACTGGACGACTTCTTCTAGAGGGACCAGATCGGTCCACCGAAGCGACCGAAACATCATCTGGTACCTCACCTACAGTCAAAAGTCCTATAAGCGTCAATCTCCGATTGCCATCTGACATGAAAATCGGTTGGGCAGATCACGACAACACATTCAACAACCCCAAAGCACCTATAACGCTTTTCGGTAGAATGCCActtgaacacacacacaaaaacagcCTGAAATTCAGGCTTAaatatttctatttattttacaGGACATTACAAAGTTCCGGAATCTGGGCGATTGAATCCTGCATTGCAGATAGCGGAAGAAGACCAAGCGAAAAGTGATCCTGATCCTACTGATGGGAAGCGTACTGACGGAGAAGGAGTTGACGAAGATACGGCGCTTCCCAGTCTATTTGGATTTAGTGTGTTATATGGACTTGCAGCATTTGCTCCTATCCTTGTCGTATTCGCATTTTCTCTTGGCGCGTTTAAACGAAGCGTTTGGAAATCCTTTGAAAAGGAAAGCCAACGAGACGCGTCATTCAGCCAAAAGCGAGAGAACATTCAATTCTCGACAGCAGTGGAACTAAAAAATGGCTTTGTTCAGGTATTGTGACatagattttattttctcaACTAGTTGAATTGGATATTAATCCTCATATTTCTGCAGGTTGGAAAGATGTTATTCAACCCGGCAGAGATCTTAGGAAAAGGTTGCGATGGAACTTTCGTTTATAAGGGGCTATACGACAGTCGTGATGTCGCAGTCAAGCGGCTGTTGCCCGAATGTTTTATGGTAGCAGATCGAGAAGTAGCTCTCCTTCGCGAATCAGATGCTCATCCGAACGTTATTCGCTATTTTTGCACGGAACAGGATAGGCAATTCAAGTAAGATTGTCTTTGTGGAAAGTATTTATTTGTATACTTTCATTTCACACTGTACCGCGAACACGTTTAAAGGTACATAGCGCTGGAATTGTGCGAAGCCACGTTGCAAGACTACGTAGAGGGACGCTATGCTTCTATACCCATTGATGGGGTTACTATCCTCCGGCATGCTACGGCAGGATTGGCACACTTGCATTCTCTTGATATCGTTCATAGGGACATCAAGGTTGTAATCTTCAGATCTTCCATCTTAGTGTTGTGATTAGTCAACTTTCCTCGTTTTCTAGCCTCCAAACGTTCTGATTTCTACCCCCAACGCTAAAGGAGAAATTCGAGCCATGATTTCTGATTTTGGGTTGTgcaaaaaactgaaaattgGTCGAATGTCGTTCTCAAGGCGGTCTGGTGTCGCTGGCACGGAAGGTTGGATTGCACCAGAAATGATGATAGAAGAAAATGCTAAACGAACTACCTGTGCCGTCGATATTTTCTCCTTGGGTTTAGTCTTTTTCTACGTTTTATCCAAAGGTTTGTGGCCTGTCGTTGTAGTTCAAAGCGAGTTACTTAACGATTTAATTCTTCTGGAAGGTAAACATCCTTTTGGCGACGTGCTACGAAGGCAAGCCAATATTCTCGGTGGCGATTATGATTTGAGTATTCTTCTCTCCAACGTTTCGGCGCATACGCTAATTGAAAAGATGCTCAGCACAGACCCGTTGGAACGCCCGCCGGCTAGGGCAATTCTCAAGCATCCGATTTTCTGGGCAAAAGAGAAAGTTTTGGCCTTCTTTCAAGACGTGTCTGACCGCGTAGAAAAGGACTCGACGGAAAGTGCCGTTTTGCAAAGTTTAGAACGAGCAGCGCATGACGTAGTTCGTGGTAGTTGGAGAACCCATCTAGAGGATGTCGTAATGGAGGATCTACGGAGGCATCGTACGTATCAAGGAAGGTCAGTCAGAGACCTGTTGCGAGCTTTGCGAAATAAGGTACATACTTGCTAAGAGAGTAGCATTACATGTCATGACTTTCGAAATTCTTATAGAAAAACCATTACCGCGAAGTATCCGAAGAAGTCCGAAGAGTTATGGGTCGGAATCCAGAGGAGTACTGTGACTATTGGACCAGTCGATTTCCTAAACTTCTGATGCACTCTTGGTACGCAATGCATTGCGTAAAAAACGAGCATATTTTCTCCCGCTATTACGACAAACAGTATGATTTCATTCAGGTAATTTGACCTTTGTGTGAAACTTGAAAAATAGCAAATAAGGGAGACGCGGGATTCAAATTTTTACATAGAAATACATCGTCTGGCCAACTCCAAAGCCGAAAACCGACTTCCATCTGGGCTTTGGAGACCGCATTCCCCGTGTACGACCCATTGTTTCCTAAGCTGAAATTGCTACCTGAGCCACCTGTCGCTACTAAAGTGGAAGACGACGAAAATGTCCCTGAAAGCTGGGATATTGAGATAGAGGAGCCAGAAAACGCAGATACTCCATGCAAAGAAACAGAGAGTGCTGGCACGGCTGATACC
This genomic window contains:
- the LOC116916573 gene encoding LOW QUALITY PROTEIN: serine/threonine-protein kinase/endoribonuclease IRE1 (The sequence of the model RefSeq protein was modified relative to this genomic sequence to represent the inferred CDS: deleted 2 bases in 2 codons), whose protein sequence is MARWELFWFVSFIVYHHYQVSCENQSGRLLEEDPIDTPREIVGSKFIRDDLLVLVSTLEGNLIAINKRTGVVKWMLEDEPVIKLSKELSKSFNLLPDPKDGSLYMLGNSGAEALTKLPFTIPELVSASPSQSSDGMLYMGKKLDTWFVIDQLTGEKQEVLSFQGLEAACPRNKPLGPSIFIGRTEYSLILLDSRTKERHWNVTYFDYTSSTLGQQDPQEYDLAHFTTSSTGKILTLDRHSGDLLWQNDFNSPIVGMYSLIHDVSNPYDSIGLMPIPFTSLSTDTLKNLASKLRETSEQERRITEDTKLFQALYIGQYKHGLYAFPSLVDDRTTFVASQTGRLLLEGPDRSTEATETSSGTSPTVKSPISVNLRLPSDMKIGWADHDNTFNNPKAPITLFGHYKVPESGRLNPALQIAEEDQAKSDPDPTDGKRTDGEGVDEDTALPSLFGFSVLYGLAAFAPILVVFAFSLGAFKRSVWKSFEKESQRDASFSQKRENIQFSTAVELKNGFVQVGKMLFNPAEILGKGCDGTFVYKGLYDSRDVAVKRLLPECFMVADREVALLRESDAHPNVIRYFCTEQDRQFKYIALELCEATLQDYVEGRYASIPIDGVTILRHATAGLAHLHSLDIVHRDIKPPNVLISTPNAKGEIRAMISDFGLCKKLKIGRMSFSRRSGVAGTEGWIAPEMMIEENAKRTTCAVDIFSLGLVFFYVLSKGKHPFGDVLRRQANILGGDYDLSILLSNVSAHTLIEKMLSTDPLERPPARAILKHPIFWAKEKVLAFFQDVSDRVEKDSTESAVLQSLERAAHDVVRGSWRTHLEDVVMEDLRRHRTYQGRSVRDLLRALRNKKNHYREVSEEVRRVMGRNPEEYCDYWTSRFPKLLMHSWYAMHCVKNEHIFSRYYDKQYDFIQKYIVWPTPKPKTDFHLALETAFPVYDPLFPKLKLLPEPPVATKVEDDENVPESWDIEIEEPENADTPCKETESAGTADTEEVKEAQLSLTKQETHMSTNLIAADEAPLHENDTDDNIVLSPGGQWGLFNDRTSNVLRAQGREATDFAPRVAAWSLPTRSQQWEFSEITHHGRKKQKSLHRRKNKKVGE